One Pempheris klunzingeri isolate RE-2024b chromosome 22, fPemKlu1.hap1, whole genome shotgun sequence DNA segment encodes these proteins:
- the LOC139222229 gene encoding uncharacterized protein, producing the protein MDFNFKPRHKPPVTKPLVTKPIIKPLVTKPPSPNPSSNPSSPNPHHQTHHQTPVTKPPSTKPVTKPPSTKPVTILPSTKPLHQTPRHQTPVTKPPSTKPPSPNPQHQTPRHQTPQHQTPRHQTPSTKSPAQIPVTKPPSTKLLSPNHPAPNPSSPNPRHQTPRHQTPRHQTPVTKPPVTKPLVTKPLVTKPPSPNPSSPNPRHQTPPSPNPSSPNPPAPNPPITKPLVTKPLVTKPPITKPPATKPLVTKPPSTKPPSTKPPSTNPSSPNPPAPNPRQQTPRHQTPQHQTPRHQTPPSPNPSSPNPPSPNPPITKPLVTKPLVTKPPATKPLVTKPPSTKPPSTKPPSTNPVNKPPVTKPRQQTPHHQTPRHQTPVTKPPSTKPLVTKPPVTPPNPTSVSESYFVLFVQIVITSEINESDQLSVLL; encoded by the exons ATGGATTTTAATTTCAAACCCCGTCACAAACCCCCCGTCACCAAACCCCTTGTCACCAAACCCATCATCAAACCCCTCGTCACCAAACCCCCATCACCAAACCCATCATCAAACCCCTCGTCACCAAACCCCCATCACCAAACCCATCATCAAACCCCCGTCACCAAACCCCCCAGCACCAAACCCGTCACCAAACCCCCCAGCACCAAACCCGTCACCATACTCCCCAGCACCAAACCCCTC CACCAAACCCCTCGTCACCAAACCCCCGTCACCAAACCCCCCAGCACCAAACCCCCGTCACCAAACCCCCAGCACCAAACCCCCCGTCACCAAACCCCCCAGCACCAAACCCCTCGTCACCAAACCCCCAGCACCAAATCCCCAGCACAAATCCCCGTCACCAAACCCCCCAGCACCAAACTCCTGTCACCAAACCACCCAGCACCAAACCCCTCGTCACCAAACCCCCGTCACCAAACCCCTCGTCACCAAACCCCTCGTCACCAAACCCCCGTCACCAAACCCCCCGTCACCAAACCCCTCGTCACCAAACCCCTCGTCACCAAACCCCCGTCACCAAACCCCTCGTCACCAAACCCCCGTCACCAAACCCCCCCATCACCAAACCCCTCGTCACCAAACCCCCCAGCACCAAACCCCCCCATCACCAAACCCCTCGTCACCAAACCCCTCGTCACCAAACCCCCCATCACCAAACCCCCCGCTACCAAACCCCTCGTCACCAAACCCCCCAGCACCAAACCCCCCAGCACTAAACCCCCGTCAACAAACCCCTCGTCACCAAACCCCCCAGCACCAAACCCCCGTCAACAAACCCCTCGTCACCAAACCCCCCAGCACCAAACCCCCCGTCACCAAACCCCCCCATCACCAAACCCCTCGTCACCAAACCCCCCGTCACCAAACCCCCCCATCACCAAACCCCTCGTCACCAAACCCCTCGTCACCAAACCCCCCGCCACCAAACCCCTCGTCACCAAACCCCCCAGCACCAAACCCCCCAGCACTAAACCCCCGTCAACAAACCCCGTCAACAAACCCCCCGTCACCAAACCCCGTCAACAAACCCCTCATCACCAAACCCCCCGTCACCAAACCCCCGTCACCAAACCCCCCAGCACCAAACCCCTTGTCACCAAACCCCCCGTCACCCCCCCAAATCCGACATCAGTTTCAGAATcatactttgttttatttgttcagaTTGTCATCACATCAGAAATCAATGAATCTGATCAGCTCAGCGTTCTCCTGTAA
- the wnt16 gene encoding protein Wnt-16 produces the protein METRGCGVRHVCAVTVLLVSVCPPCTASWMWLGVTSAGVLEKLGCTDLPLSHRQQELCRRKSFLLPSIQDGARLAVAECQSQFRQERWNCSTREGPAVFGYESTSGEGTESSTVGQNGPEGTKETAFIYAVMAAGLVHAVTRSCSHGNMTECGCDARLQGGGSAAEGWHWGGCSDHVQYGTWFSRRFIDNGAKNVSATRGGYTLTSMNQHNSEVGRQAIHGTMSTDCRCHGISGSCAVKTCWKTMAAFERVGAYLKERYERSLQVSDRSRRKTRRKDQRRLPVDKQQLIFFNKSPNYCLEDRRRGIAGTRGRRCNRTSSGSDGCNLLCCGRGYNTHLVRHVQRCECKFVWCCYVRCRRCESMNDMHTCK, from the exons ATGGAGACCCGGGGCTGCGGAGTCCGACACGTGTGCGCTGTGACTGTGCTGCTGGTGTCGGTGTGCCCCCCCTGCACGGCCAGCTGGAT GTGGCTGGGTGTGACCTCGGCGGGCGTCCTGGAGAAGCTGGGCTGCACCGACCTCCCCCTCAGCCACCGACAGCAGGAGCTCTGCCGGAGGAAGTCCTTCCTGCTGCCCAGCATCCAGGACGGCGCCCGGCTGGCCGTGGCCGAGTGTCAGAGCCAGTTCAGACAGGAGCGGTGGAACTGCTCCACCAGGGAGGGGCCCGCCGTGTTTGGATACGAGAGCACGAGCGGTGAGGGCACTGAAAGCAGCACTGTGGGCCAGAACGGCCCTGAAG gaactaaagaaacaGCCTTTATCTATGCGGTGATGGCGGCGGGGCTGGTCCACGCCGTCACGCGCTCCTGCAGTCATGGTAACATGACAGAGTGCGGCTGCGACGCTCGGCTGCAGGGCGGCGGCTCTGCGGCGGAGGGCTGGCACTGGGGCGGCTGCTCCGACCACGTCCAGTACGGGACGTGGTTCAGCCGCAGGTTCATCGACAACGGCGCCAAAAACGTGTCGGCGACCAGAGGAGGGTACACGCTGACGTCCATGAACCAGCACAACAGCGAGGTCGGCCGACAG GCGATCCACGGGACAATGTCCACTGACTGCCGCTGTCACGGCATCTCCGGCTCCTGTGCGGTGAAGACGTGCTGGAAGACGATGGCGGCATTCGAGCGTGTCGGCGCGTACCTGAAGGAGCGGTACGAGCGCAGCCTCCAGGTGTCGGACCGCTcaaggaggaagacgaggaggaaggATCAGCGCCGCCTCCCCGTCGACAAGCAGCAGCTCATCTTCTTCAACAAGTCGCCAAACTACTGCCTGGAGGACCGGCGGCGCGGCATCGCCGGCACCAGAGGACGCCGCTGCAACCGCACGTCCAGCGGCTCCGACGGCTGCAACCTGCTGTGCTGTGGCCGCGGGTACAACACTCACCTGGTGAGGCACGTGCAGCGCTGCGAGTGCAAGTTCGTCTGGTGCTGCTACGTCCGCTGCAGGCGCTGCGAGAGCATGAACGACATGCACACCTGTAAGTAA